The Amblyraja radiata isolate CabotCenter1 chromosome 1, sAmbRad1.1.pri, whole genome shotgun sequence genome contains a region encoding:
- the LOC116982770 gene encoding 60S ribosomal protein L35-like, whose translation MAKIKARDLRGKKKEELLKQLDDLKVELYQLRVAKVTGGAASKLSKIRVVRKSIARVLTVINQTQKENLRKFYKGKKYKPLDLRTKRTRAMRQRLNKNEESLKTTKLQRKERLYPMRKYAVKA comes from the coding sequence ATGGCAAAGATCAAGGCACGAGATCTGCGAGGCAAAAAGAAGGAGGAGCTCCTCAAGCAGCTGGATGATCTCAAAGTGGAACTGTACCAGCTCCGTGTTGCCAAGGTAACAGGAGGAGCTGCGTCAAAGCTTTCCAAGATCCGTGTCGTGCGCAAGTCCATTGCCAGAGTCCTTACCGTCATTAATCAGACACAGAAGGAGAACTTGAGAAAATTCTACAAAGGCAAGAAGTACAAGCCGTTGGATCTGCGGACCAAGAGGACCCGAGCCATGCGCCAGCGACTAAATAAGAACGAGGAGAGTTTGAAGACGACGAAACTGCAGAGGAAAGAGCGTCTGTACCCCATGCGCAAATACGCTGTGAAAGCTTAA